Proteins encoded within one genomic window of Manis pentadactyla isolate mManPen7 chromosome 4, mManPen7.hap1, whole genome shotgun sequence:
- the MAP3K6 gene encoding mitogen-activated protein kinase kinase kinase 6 isoform X1, with amino-acid sequence MAGPCPGSGTLERAGSFWQDPLAEALSQGRPLAAPPGRGCARSRPLSVVYVLTREPQAGVEPEAGAEVEPLPLRCLREACAQLPGPRPRPQLRTLPFGKLALGDTAALDSFYNADVVVLEVSSSLAQPSLFYHLGVRESFSMTNNVLLCSQADLPDLQALREDVFQKNSDCAGSYTLIPYVVTATGRVLCGDAGLLKGLADGLVQARAGTEALLTPLVGRLARLLEATPTDSCGYFRETIRQDIRQARERFSGQQLRQELARLQRRLDSMELLSLDIIMNLLLSYRDVQDYSAIIELVETLQALPTCDVAEQHNVCFHYAFALNRRNRRGDREKALAVLLPLVQFEGSVAPDLYCMCGRVYKDMFFSSGFQDPGHREQAYYWYRKAFDTEPSLHSGINAAVLLIAAGQRFEDSEELQLIGMKLGCLLARKGCLEKMQYYWDVGFYLGAQILANDLAQVALAAEQLYKLNAPIWYLVSVMETFLLYQHFRPTPETLGGPLHRAHFWLHFLLQSCQPLKTACPQGDQCLVLVLEMNKVLLPAKLEFQGTDPMSAVILSLLEPETQDIPSGWTFPVASICGVSASKRDGRCCFLYALPPAQDVQLYFPSVGHCQWFCGLIQALVTNPDSTAPVEEAERVGEVLEFDYEYTEMGERLVLGKGTYGVVYAGRDRHTRVRIAIKEIPERDSRFSQPLHEEIALHKRLRHKNIVRYLGSASQGGYLKIFMEEVPGGSLSSLLRTVWGPLQDNESTISFYTRQILQGLSYLHDNHIVHRDIKGDNVLINTFSGLLKISDFGTSKRLAGITPCTETFTGTLQYMAPEIIDQGPRGYGKAADIWSLGCTVIEMATGRPPFHELGSPQAAMFQVGMYKVHPPMPNSLSAEAQAFLLRTFEPNPRVRASAQALLGDPFLQPGKKSRSPGSPQHALRPSDAPSASPTPSADSTTQSQTFPRPQATPQHPPSPPKRCLSYGDTSQLRVPEEPGAEDSACPEESSGMSLLHQESKRRAMLAAVLEQELPTLAEQLCLERDQDPRLGRNHVEELLRCLGAHIHTPNRRRLAQELRALQGQLQAQGIGPALLHAPLFAFPDVVKQILRRRQIRPHWMFVLDSLLSRAVRAALAVLGPEVKDAVPPKSKEASKEEESQLKQQETSVHLSRLPGEPEQEPTPLVVQLGLLRAETDRLRRVLAEKERECQALVQQALQRVNGEARTCVLASAPPSALTVDQGLVLWLQELNVDSGTIQTVRGRELDSHQPKTPPLPIFQLFSLSPLIQRISVLEEHLVSPAYHADEKTKAQKRVRSALARR; translated from the exons ATGGCGGGGCCGTGCCCGGGGTCCGGAACCCTGGAGCGCGCGGGCAGCTTCTGGCAGGACCCGCTGGCTGAGGCGCTGAGCCAGGGCCGGCCGCTCGCGGCTCCCCCGGGCCGTGGCTGTGCGCGAAGCCGACCGCTCAGCGTGGTCTACGTGCTGACCCGGGAGCCGCAGGCCGGGGTGGAGCCCGAGGCTGGAGCCGAGGTGGAGCCGCTGCCCCTACGCTGCCTGCGCGAGGCGTGCGCGCAGCTCCCCGGGCCGCGGCCACGGCCGCAGCTGCGCACCCTGCCCTTCGGGAAGCTGGCTCTGGGAGACACCGCGGCGCTCGATTCTTTCTATAACGCGG ATGTGGTGGTGCTGGAGGTGAGCAGCTCCctagcacagccctccctgttctACCACCTTGGTGTGCGTGAGAGCTTCAGCATGACCAACAACGTGCTGCTCTGCTCCCAGGCTGACCTCCCTGACCTGCAGGCCCTGCGG GAGGATGTTTTCCAGAAGAACTCC GATTGCGCTGGCAGCTACACATTGATCCCCTATGTGGTGACAGCCACTGGTCGGGTGCTGTGTGGTGACGCAGGCCTCCTGAAGGGCCTGGCTGATGGGCTAGTACAGGCCAGGGCAGGCACAGAGGCTCTGCTCACACCCCTGGTAGGCCGGCTTGCCCGCCTGCTGGAGGCCACGCCTACGGACTCTTG TGGCTATTTTCGGGAGACCATTCGGCAGGACATCCGACAGGCACGGGAGAGGTTCAGTGGGCAGCAGCTGCGGCAGGAGCTGGCCCGCCTGCAGCGGAGACTGGACAGCATGGAGCTGCTGAGCTTGGATATCATCATGAACCTGCTGCTCTCCTATCGTGATGTGCAG GACTACTCAGCCATCATTGAGCTGGTGGAGACACTGCAGGCCTTGCCCACCTGTGATGTGGCTGAGCAGCACAACGTCTGCTTCCACTACGCATTTGCCCTCAACCG GAGGAACAGGAGGGGGGACCGGGAGAAGGCCCTGGCTGTGCTGCTGCCACTGGTACAGTTTGAGGGCTCAGTGGCACCTGACCTGTACTGCATGTGTGGCCGTGTCTACAAGGACATGTTCTTCAGCTCTGGCTTCCAGGATCCTGGGCACCGGGAGCAGGCCTATTACTG gtaTCGCAAAGCTTTTGATACAGAGCCCAGCCTCCACTCGGGCATCAATGCAGCTGTGCTCCTCATTGCCGCTGGGCAGCGCTTTGAGGACTCCGAGGAGCTTCAGCTTATAG GCATGAAGCTGGGCTGCCTGCTGGCTCGAAAAGGCTGTTTGGAGAAGATGCAATATTACTGGGATGTAGGCTTCTACCTGGGAGCTCAGATCCTTGCCAATGACCTTGCCCAGGTGGCACTGGCTGCAGAGCAGCTGTACAAGCTCAATGCCCCCATTTG GTACCTGGTGTCTGTGATGGAAACCTTCCTGCTGTACCAGCACTTCAGACCCACACCAGAGACTCTTGGAGGCCCCCTACACCGTGCCCACTTCTGGCTCCATTTCTTGCTACAGTCCTGCCAGCCACTCAAGACGGCCTGTCCCCAAGGGGACCAGTGCTTG GTGCTGGTGCTGGAGATGAACAAGGTGTTGCTGCCGGCAAAGCTCGAGTTTCAGGGTACAGACCCGATGAGCGCAGTGATCCTGAGCCTGCTGGAGCCCGAGACCCAG GACATTCCCTCCGGTTGGACCTTCCCGGTCGCCTCCATCTGCGGCGTCAG CGCCTCGAAGCGGGACGGGCGCTGCTGCTTCCTCTACGCGCTTCCCCCGGCTCAGGACGTCCAGCTGTACTTTCCCAGCGTAGGCCACTGCCAGTG GTTCTGCGGCTTGATCCAAGCCTTGGTGACGAATCCGGATTCCACGGCACCCgtggaggaggcagagagagtAGGGGAGGTGCTGGAG TTTGATTACGAATACACCGAGATGGGCGAGCGGCTGGTGCTGGGCAAGGGCACGTACGGGGTGGTGTATGCGGGCCGCGACAGGCACACGCGGGTACGCATCGCCATTAAGGAGATCCCGGAGCGAGACAGCAG GTTCTCTCAACCCCTCCATGAAGAGATTGCTCTGCACAAACGCCTGCGCCACAAGAACATCGTGCGCTATCTGGGCTCAGCCAGCCAGGGCGGCTACCTCAAGATCTTCATGGAGGAAGTGCCTGGAG GCAGCCTGTCCTCCTTGCTGCGGACAGTGTGGGGACCCTTGCAGGACAACGAGAGCACCATCAGTTTCTACACCCGCCAGATCCTGCAGGGACTCAGCTACCTGCATGACAACCACATTGTGCATCGAGACATCAAA GGGGACAATGTGCTGATCAACACCTTCAGCGGACTGCTAAAGATTTCTGACTTCGGCACCTCCAAGCGGCTGGCAGGCATCACACCCTGCACCGAGACCTTCACag GGACCCTACAGTATATGGCTCCAGAAATCATTGACCAGGGCCCACGAGGTTATGGGAAAGCAGCTGACATCTGGTCATTGGGCTGCACTGTAATTGAGATGGCCACAGGTCGCCCACCCTTCCATGAGCTAGGGAGCCCACAGGCTGCAATGTTTCAG GTGGGCATGTACAAGGTGCATCCGCCAATGCCCAATTCTCTGTCAGCAGAGGCCCAAGCCTTCCTCCTCCGAACTTTTGAGCCAAACCCCCGTGTCCGAGCCAGTGCTCAAGCACTGCTGGGAGACCCCTTCCTTCAGCCTGGGAAGAAGAGCCGCAGTCCCGGCTCCCCCCAACATGCCCTGCGGCCCTCAG ATGCCCCTTCAGCGAGCCCTACTCCTTCAGCTGACTCCACCACCCAGTCCCAGACATTCCCACGTCCTCAGGCAACCCCTCAGCACCCACCCAGTCCCCCGAAGCGCTGCCTCAGTTATGGGGACACCAGCCAACTCCG GGTGCCTGAGGAGCCCGGGGCCGAGGACTCCGCGTGCCCCGAGGAGAGTTCGGGAATGAGCCTGCTGCACCAAGAGAGCAAGCGCCGGGCCATGCTGGCGGCTGTACTGGAGCAGGAGCTGCCCACTCTGGCGGAGCAGCTGTGCCTGGAGCGGGACCAG gatccCCGGCTGGGCAGGAATCACGTGGAAGAGCTACTGCGCTGCCTTGGGGCGCATATCCACACTCCCAACCGCCGGCGGCTGGCCCAGGAGCTGCGCGCGCTCCAAGGGCAGCTTCAGGCCCAGGGCATTGGGCCCGCGCTTCTGCACGCACCGCTCTTCGCCTTCCCAGACGTG gtGAAACAGATCCTCCGCAGGCGCCAGATCCGTCCACACTGGATGTTCGTGCTGGACTCGCTGCTCAGCCGCGCTGTACGGGCAGCCCTGGCGGTGCTGGGCCCAG AGGTGAAGGACGCAGTCCCACCGAAGTCAAAGGAGGCCAGTAAAGAAGAGGAGTCCCAGCTAAAGCAGCAGGAGACCTCAGTGCATCTGAGCCGGCTTCCTGGGGAACCAGAGCAGGAACCCACACCTCTGGTAGTGCAATTGGGCCTTTTGAGAGCAGAGACTGACAG GCTTCGACGCGTCCTGGCTGAGAAGGAACGGGAGTGCCAGGCCCTGGTGCAACAAGCTCTACAGCGGGTGAATGGGGAGGCCAGAACCTGTGTCCTAGCCTCAGCACCCCCAT CTGCTCTCACAGTGGACCAGGGCCTGGTGCTGTGGCTACAGGAACTGAACGTGGATTCAGGCACCATCCAGACGGTGAGGGGGAGAGAACTTGACTCCCACCAACCAAAGACCCCTCCTCTGCCTATCTTTCAGCTCTTTTCACTTTCTCCTCTGATACAGAGAATTTCAGTACTGGAAGAGCACTTAGTATCCCCCGCCTATCacgcagatgagaaaactaaggcccagaAAAGGGTGCGATCTGCCCTAGCACGTCGGTAG